In a single window of the Nitrospirota bacterium genome:
- a CDS encoding AAA family ATPase yields the protein MGRVIAIANQKGGVGKTTTAVNLSASISLAEEEILLIDSDPQGNATSGYEAGRTQGQANLYDVYAGRCTIEQAIIKTAVNHLSLIPSSVDLLGVEIEIVDKQGRETLLSQMISSIRDRFRYIFIDCPPSLGLLTLNAMVAADSVLVPVQCEYYALEGLGMLTKTLSLVRKSFNPSLYIEGLLLTMYDGRNLLSSQVEEELRKHFGKKVYNTVIPRNVTLAEAPSHGKPVLLYDARSRGAQSYITLAKEILNENGIRQRA from the coding sequence GTGGGCAGGGTCATTGCCATAGCTAATCAGAAAGGGGGCGTTGGAAAAACCACAACCGCAGTTAATCTTTCAGCCTCCATTTCTCTTGCAGAAGAGGAGATCCTTCTTATAGACTCAGACCCTCAGGGAAATGCAACGAGTGGCTACGAGGCAGGGCGGACTCAAGGGCAGGCGAATCTCTATGATGTTTATGCAGGAAGATGCACCATAGAGCAGGCAATCATAAAAACCGCGGTGAATCACCTGAGTCTTATTCCATCCTCAGTAGACCTTCTTGGAGTCGAGATTGAGATTGTGGACAAGCAGGGAAGAGAAACACTGCTTTCTCAGATGATTTCATCCATAAGGGATAGATTCAGATATATCTTTATAGATTGTCCTCCATCTCTTGGGCTACTGACCCTAAATGCCATGGTTGCCGCAGACTCTGTGTTAGTGCCTGTTCAGTGCGAATATTATGCCCTCGAAGGGCTTGGAATGCTCACAAAGACATTGAGCCTCGTAAGGAAGTCTTTTAACCCATCGCTTTATATAGAGGGCTTGCTTTTGACTATGTACGATGGAAGAAACCTTCTTTCGTCACAGGTTGAAGAGGAGTTGAGAAAACACTTTGGCAAAAAGGTCTATAACACGGTAATCCCCCGAAATGTTACACTTGCAGAGGCACCAAGTCACGGAAAACCAGTCTTGCTTTATGATGCACGCTCAAGGGGTGCACAGAGCTATATTACGCTTGCAAAGGAGATTTTAAATGAAAATGGCATTAGGCAAAGGGCTTGA
- a CDS encoding PAS domain-containing protein — MTQENGDEAKERDFFGTVFNSIGDAVVVINRDMRIVMANKAYWEQEKLPVNSVLGRHCYEVSHGFQRPCPEIKPECECPVKETFETGEPSKAVHTHKDKDGNEVYVSIRSYPIKNSSGEVTEIVEILNDITERKNTNDELGKKVKELEDFYEMAVGREMKMTELKYEIEKLKQELKRLKGEK; from the coding sequence ATGACACAAGAAAACGGGGATGAGGCAAAAGAAAGAGATTTCTTTGGTACTGTGTTTAATTCCATTGGAGATGCAGTTGTTGTCATTAACAGGGATATGCGGATTGTCATGGCAAACAAAGCCTATTGGGAGCAGGAAAAGCTCCCTGTCAATAGCGTGTTGGGCAGGCATTGCTATGAGGTATCTCATGGCTTTCAAAGACCCTGCCCTGAGATAAAACCTGAATGTGAATGCCCGGTTAAGGAGACATTTGAAACAGGAGAGCCTTCAAAGGCAGTCCATACTCATAAAGACAAAGACGGCAATGAAGTTTATGTCTCGATAAGGTCATATCCAATAAAAAACAGCTCCGGAGAGGTCACTGAGATAGTTGAAATCCTAAATGACATAACCGAAAGAAAAAATACAAACGACGAGCTCGGAAAAAAGGTAAAAGAGCTTGAGGACTTCTATGAAATGGCAGTTGGAAGAGAGATGAAGATGACTGAGCTTAAATATGAGATTGAAAAACTAAAGCAGGAGCTTAAGAGGCTTAAAGGTGAGAAATGA
- a CDS encoding ParB/RepB/Spo0J family partition protein: MKMALGKGLDALIPKSKEEIVLLDIERILPGKEQPRRIFREETLKELALSIKEKGVLQPVIVSRTGDGSFGIIAGERRLRASRLAGIKKIPAMIRDTTPEDSLEVALIENIQREDLGPIETAQAFQKLMKDFNLTQEQLSEKVGKERATVANYLRLLKLPEEVKALINDDKLSMGHARAILSLDERQTQINAAKTILKKGLSVREAEVLIKRLSSDRKPFRKTAPRDPQISSLEEKLIRSLGTKVRLRHKGKRGSIEIEYYSLDELDRLLDILIQ; encoded by the coding sequence ATGAAAATGGCATTAGGCAAAGGGCTTGATGCACTTATCCCAAAGTCTAAGGAAGAAATAGTCCTTCTCGATATAGAGCGTATCCTTCCGGGAAAAGAACAGCCAAGAAGAATCTTCAGGGAAGAGACCCTGAAGGAGCTTGCTTTATCCATAAAGGAAAAAGGCGTGCTTCAGCCCGTTATCGTAAGCAGAACTGGAGATGGCTCATTCGGCATTATAGCAGGAGAGCGAAGGCTGAGGGCATCGAGGCTTGCAGGGATTAAAAAAATCCCTGCCATGATAAGGGATACAACACCCGAGGATTCCCTCGAGGTCGCACTTATAGAGAACATCCAGAGGGAAGACCTTGGACCTATAGAGACTGCACAAGCATTTCAGAAACTAATGAAAGACTTCAATCTCACACAAGAGCAACTCTCGGAAAAGGTTGGTAAGGAAAGGGCAACTGTTGCAAACTATCTGAGACTCCTTAAACTCCCTGAAGAGGTTAAGGCACTTATAAACGATGACAAGCTCTCCATGGGCCATGCGAGGGCAATCCTTTCCCTCGATGAAAGACAGACTCAAATCAATGCCGCAAAGACAATACTAAAGAAAGGCTTAAGCGTAAGAGAGGCAGAGGTCCTAATTAAAAGGCTTTCCTCTGACAGAAAACCCTTTCGTAAGACTGCCCCGCGGGACCCACAGATTTCCTCGCTCGAGGAAAAACTCATCAGGAGCCTTGGAACTAAGGTAAGGCTGAGACACAAAGGCAAAAGAGGCAGTATAGAGATTGAATATTACTCCTTAGATGAGCTCGACAGGCTACTGGATATATTAATCCAATAA